From Anopheles arabiensis isolate DONGOLA chromosome 3, AaraD3, whole genome shotgun sequence, a single genomic window includes:
- the LOC120904067 gene encoding lactoylglutathione lyase → MSEGLTDKEAKELLKLPDADTKNFLFQQTMYRIKDPRASLPFYNEVLGMNLLCKLDFPEAKFSLYFMGYEDIANQPSDRKECVQWAMSRKGTLELTHNWGTENDAEFKYHNGNSDPRGYGHIGIMVPDVKKACERFDRLGVEYVKRPDEGRMKGLAFIKDPDGYWIEIFNVSTVQTH, encoded by the exons ATGAGCGAAGGACTGACCGACAAGGAAGCGAaggagctgctgaagctgccGGATGCCGACACAAAG AACTTCCTGTTCCAGCAAACGATGTACCGCATCAAAGATCCGCGTGCATCGCTCCCGTTCTACAACGAGGTGCTCGGGATGAACTTGCTCTGCAAGCTGGACTTCCCCGAGGCCAAGTTTTCGCTGTACTTTATGGGCTACGAGGACATTGCCAACCAGCCGTCCGATCGTAAGGAATGCGTTCAGTGGGCAATGAGCCGGAAGGGCACCCTTGAACTCACCCA CAACTGGGGCACGGAGAACGATGCCGAATTTAAGTACCACAACGGTAACAGTGACCCGCGCGGCTACGGCCACATCGGCATCATGGTGCCGGACGTGAAGAAGGCGTGCGAGCGGTTCGATCGGTTGGGCGTCGAGTACGTGAAGCGCCCGGACGAGGGACGCATGAAGGGTTTGGCCTTTATTAAGGACCCGGACGGCTATTGGATCGAGATCTTCAACGTATCCACGGTGCAAACGCACTAA
- the LOC120904700 gene encoding uncharacterized protein LOC120904700 isoform X2 gives MGMLTDRNMYEEEYDEAAEMLVVYDPEPEIDYTSSILPQKTPLDEHSYFFSAERTLELIAIVESEPFLWDKTQLDYKNVKMTENAWRMVASKMELDVEVCKEKWTCLRAQFRKLKRRMIQSSQNGTGTDEIYQPSWYAYEAMAFLNEAVECEGDTNTVDGNNTQYCTANTKLKPPLDEYAHSLSRENTLELVSIIEGLPVLWNRANRDNKYTKKADDAWKEVARKMSVDVDVCKEKWAAMRAQFRRIRGKVLQSTSKEGSGSDQIYRPSWYAYEAMTFLNRAMDYGKASNMTYGNIPEGTEATFVENNYFLSNENTLEFIAVVESHPLLWNKAHPDYGNVKRLEDTWQLVADEMDLDVEDCKDKWNSLRAQFRRLRRKILQSSEDATGSDQIYQPSWYAYDAMTFLTDVIQHGKAKKRRLSSPRPKPEPQSNSNAPRTSTVRKSDDGFFLDSLEILNADDDEDQEQLSSIDGSPYPSDDEEEEYLEEQEQLLAEEKTCDEGEDPSPTEEDIEVSSRHPCDSERQRIAPFIEILSQRLLRKEKAQLEEIENELLKVLNKYPNARID, from the exons ATGGGAATGTTAACAGATCGCAACATGTACGAAGAAGAGTACGATGAGGCTGCAGAGATGCTGGTGGTTTACGATCCCGAACCGGAG ATCGATTATACCAGTTCAATCTTGCCGCAAAAGACGCCGTTGGACGAGCATAGC TACTTTTTCTCCGCAGAAAGGACCCTAGAACTGATTGCCATCGTTGAGAGTGAACCATTTCTATGGGATAAGACGCAGCTCGATTACaagaatgtaaaaatgactgaAAATGCCTGGCGCATGGTAGCGTCCAAGATGGAGCTTGACGTGGAGGTGTGCAAGGAGAAGTGGACCTGTCTGCGGGCCCAGTTTCGCAAGCTGAAGCGAAGAATGATACAGTCAAGCCAGAATGGAACAG GCACGGACGAGATATATCAACCATCCTGGTATGCGTACGAAGCAATGGCATTCCTAAACGAAGCAGTGGAATGTGAAGGTGATACAAATACG GTTGATGGAAACAACACCCAATACTGCACAGCAAACACGAAATTGAAGCCACCGTTAGACGAGTATGCA CATTCCCTTTCGCGGGAAAACACCCTTGAGCTTGTTTCTATCATTGAGGGCTTGCCTGTACTGTGGAATAGAGCAAACCGTGACAACAAGTACACGAAAAAGGCTGACGATGCATGGAAAGAGGTCGCTAGAAAGATGAGCGTGGATGTAGACGTCTGCAAAGAAAAGTGGGCTGCAATGCGTGCCCAATTCCGCAGAATCAGAGGAAAGGTTTTACAATCAACTAGCAAGGAGGGATCAG GGTCCGATCAGATATACCGACCTTCCTGGTATGCATACGAAGCCATGACATTCCTGAACAGAGCGATGGATTATGGGAAAGCATCGAATATG ACGTATGGAAACATTCCTGAAGGAACAGAGGCGACGTTTGTTGAGAATAAT TACTTTCTTTCGAATGAAAACACGCTGGAGTTCATCGCGGTTGTGGAGAGCCATCCGTTGCTGTGGAACAAAGCACACCCCGACTATGGGAATGTTAAAAGGCTGGAAGATACCTGGCAGCTGGTAGCCGATGAGATGGATCTCGACGTAGAAGACTGTAAAGACAAGTGGAATTCGCTGCGGGCACAGTTTCGTCGCCTAAGGAGGAAAATTCTACAATCAAGCGAAGATGCAACAG GATCGGATCAAATATATCAACCATCCTGGTATGCGTACGACGCCATGACATTCTTGACCGATGTGATTCAGCATGGGAAAGCAAAGAAACGG CGTTTATCATCTCCACGGCCAAAACCAGAACCTCAATCGAATTCAAATGCTCCGCGGACATCAACCGTACGCAAGAGCGATGATGGATTTTTCCTGGATTCGCTCGAGATTCTCAAcgcagatgatgatgaagaccAGGAACAGTTATCTAGCATCGATGGGTCACCGTATCCTTCCGATGACGAGGAAGAGGAATATCTTGAAGAGCAGGAGCAGCTATTAGCAGAGGAGAAAACCTGTGATGAAGGCGAGGATCCTTCGCCGACGGAAGAGGATATCGAAGTCTCCAGTCGTCATCCGTGCGATAGTGAGCGACAGCGTATAGCTCCCTTCATTGAAATCCTTTCCCAACGATTGCTGCGGAAGGAAAAAGCGCAACTCGAGGAAATAGAAAATGAATTGTTAAAAGTACTGAACAAATACCCAAATGCTCGAATAGACTAA
- the LOC120904700 gene encoding uncharacterized protein LOC120904700 isoform X1 has translation MMGKPSNRAKKKTSTSACNSNLTCRSYRLSMGMLTDRNMYEEEYDEAAEMLVVYDPEPEIDYTSSILPQKTPLDEHSYFFSAERTLELIAIVESEPFLWDKTQLDYKNVKMTENAWRMVASKMELDVEVCKEKWTCLRAQFRKLKRRMIQSSQNGTGTDEIYQPSWYAYEAMAFLNEAVECEGDTNTVDGNNTQYCTANTKLKPPLDEYAHSLSRENTLELVSIIEGLPVLWNRANRDNKYTKKADDAWKEVARKMSVDVDVCKEKWAAMRAQFRRIRGKVLQSTSKEGSGSDQIYRPSWYAYEAMTFLNRAMDYGKASNMTYGNIPEGTEATFVENNYFLSNENTLEFIAVVESHPLLWNKAHPDYGNVKRLEDTWQLVADEMDLDVEDCKDKWNSLRAQFRRLRRKILQSSEDATGSDQIYQPSWYAYDAMTFLTDVIQHGKAKKRRLSSPRPKPEPQSNSNAPRTSTVRKSDDGFFLDSLEILNADDDEDQEQLSSIDGSPYPSDDEEEEYLEEQEQLLAEEKTCDEGEDPSPTEEDIEVSSRHPCDSERQRIAPFIEILSQRLLRKEKAQLEEIENELLKVLNKYPNARID, from the exons cTATCCATGGGAATGTTAACAGATCGCAACATGTACGAAGAAGAGTACGATGAGGCTGCAGAGATGCTGGTGGTTTACGATCCCGAACCGGAG ATCGATTATACCAGTTCAATCTTGCCGCAAAAGACGCCGTTGGACGAGCATAGC TACTTTTTCTCCGCAGAAAGGACCCTAGAACTGATTGCCATCGTTGAGAGTGAACCATTTCTATGGGATAAGACGCAGCTCGATTACaagaatgtaaaaatgactgaAAATGCCTGGCGCATGGTAGCGTCCAAGATGGAGCTTGACGTGGAGGTGTGCAAGGAGAAGTGGACCTGTCTGCGGGCCCAGTTTCGCAAGCTGAAGCGAAGAATGATACAGTCAAGCCAGAATGGAACAG GCACGGACGAGATATATCAACCATCCTGGTATGCGTACGAAGCAATGGCATTCCTAAACGAAGCAGTGGAATGTGAAGGTGATACAAATACG GTTGATGGAAACAACACCCAATACTGCACAGCAAACACGAAATTGAAGCCACCGTTAGACGAGTATGCA CATTCCCTTTCGCGGGAAAACACCCTTGAGCTTGTTTCTATCATTGAGGGCTTGCCTGTACTGTGGAATAGAGCAAACCGTGACAACAAGTACACGAAAAAGGCTGACGATGCATGGAAAGAGGTCGCTAGAAAGATGAGCGTGGATGTAGACGTCTGCAAAGAAAAGTGGGCTGCAATGCGTGCCCAATTCCGCAGAATCAGAGGAAAGGTTTTACAATCAACTAGCAAGGAGGGATCAG GGTCCGATCAGATATACCGACCTTCCTGGTATGCATACGAAGCCATGACATTCCTGAACAGAGCGATGGATTATGGGAAAGCATCGAATATG ACGTATGGAAACATTCCTGAAGGAACAGAGGCGACGTTTGTTGAGAATAAT TACTTTCTTTCGAATGAAAACACGCTGGAGTTCATCGCGGTTGTGGAGAGCCATCCGTTGCTGTGGAACAAAGCACACCCCGACTATGGGAATGTTAAAAGGCTGGAAGATACCTGGCAGCTGGTAGCCGATGAGATGGATCTCGACGTAGAAGACTGTAAAGACAAGTGGAATTCGCTGCGGGCACAGTTTCGTCGCCTAAGGAGGAAAATTCTACAATCAAGCGAAGATGCAACAG GATCGGATCAAATATATCAACCATCCTGGTATGCGTACGACGCCATGACATTCTTGACCGATGTGATTCAGCATGGGAAAGCAAAGAAACGG CGTTTATCATCTCCACGGCCAAAACCAGAACCTCAATCGAATTCAAATGCTCCGCGGACATCAACCGTACGCAAGAGCGATGATGGATTTTTCCTGGATTCGCTCGAGATTCTCAAcgcagatgatgatgaagaccAGGAACAGTTATCTAGCATCGATGGGTCACCGTATCCTTCCGATGACGAGGAAGAGGAATATCTTGAAGAGCAGGAGCAGCTATTAGCAGAGGAGAAAACCTGTGATGAAGGCGAGGATCCTTCGCCGACGGAAGAGGATATCGAAGTCTCCAGTCGTCATCCGTGCGATAGTGAGCGACAGCGTATAGCTCCCTTCATTGAAATCCTTTCCCAACGATTGCTGCGGAAGGAAAAAGCGCAACTCGAGGAAATAGAAAATGAATTGTTAAAAGTACTGAACAAATACCCAAATGCTCGAATAGACTAA